In Eulemur rufifrons isolate Redbay chromosome 3, OSU_ERuf_1, whole genome shotgun sequence, a single window of DNA contains:
- the LY6E gene encoding lymphocyte antigen 6E — translation MKVFLAVLLAALLGVEQAHSLMCFSCTNQNSNWYCLKPTICSDSDNYCVTVSAAAGIGKVVDFGHSLNKGCSPICPGPSVDIGVASVGTRCCQSFLCNFSAADGGLQASTALLALGLLLSLLPALLRPGP, via the exons ATGAAGGTCTTCTTGGCGGTGTTGCTGGCTGCCCTTCTGGGTGTGGAGCAAG CCCACTCGCTGATGTGCTTCTCCTGCACGAATCAGAACAGCAACTGGTACTGCCTGAAGCCGACCATCTGCTCTGACTCGGACAACTACTGTGTGACGGTGTCTGCCGCTGCTGGCATTG GGAAGGTTGTAGACTTTGGCCACAGCCTGAACAAGGGTTGCTCCCCGATCTGTCCGGGCCCAAGTGTCGATATCGGTGTGGCGTCCGTGGGCACCCGCTGCTGCCAGAGCTTCCTGTGCAATTTCAGCGCAGCCGACGGTGGGCTGCAGGCCAGCACTgccctgctggccctggggctgctgctCAGCCTGCTGCCAGCCCTGCTGCGGCCTGGCCCCTGA